A region of Sphingomonas sp. DNA encodes the following proteins:
- a CDS encoding YggS family pyridoxal phosphate-dependent enzyme has protein sequence MNEASASKRLAAVGDGIAKAVKLAGRPAGAATLIAVSKTQPVAAIEELIAAGQRDFGENRVQEAQAKWPALKAAHPDLRLHLIGQLQSNKAEDAAALFDAIHSVDRPSLVDALAKAMAKSGRRPDCFVQVNIGDEPQKGGCAVADLPALLARCAEAGLPVAGLMCIPPEGVEAAPYFALLAKLARRHDVTGLSMGMSADYETAAMCGATHVRVGTALFGPRG, from the coding sequence ATGAATGAGGCATCAGCATCTAAACGGCTGGCGGCGGTGGGCGACGGCATCGCCAAAGCGGTGAAGCTGGCGGGACGCCCGGCGGGCGCCGCGACCTTGATCGCCGTCTCCAAGACCCAGCCCGTCGCAGCGATCGAGGAGCTGATCGCCGCCGGCCAGCGCGACTTCGGCGAGAACAGGGTGCAGGAGGCGCAGGCGAAATGGCCGGCGCTGAAGGCGGCGCATCCGGATCTTCGCCTGCACCTGATCGGCCAGCTTCAGTCGAACAAGGCCGAGGATGCGGCGGCTTTGTTCGATGCGATCCATTCGGTGGATCGTCCGTCGCTGGTCGATGCGCTCGCCAAGGCGATGGCGAAGAGCGGGCGGCGGCCGGACTGCTTCGTCCAGGTCAATATCGGCGACGAGCCGCAGAAGGGCGGCTGCGCGGTCGCCGATCTGCCCGCTCTGCTCGCCCGCTGCGCCGAGGCGGGCCTGCCGGTCGCCGGTCTGATGTGCATCCCGCCGGAGGGCGTGGAGGCGGCGCCCTATTTCGCCCTGCTCGCCAAGCTGGCGCGGCGCCATGACGTCACCGGACTCAGCATGGGCATGTCGGCGGATTACGAGACGGCGGCGATGTGCGGGGCCACCCATGTTCGCGTCGGCACCGCCCTGTTCGGCCCGCGTGGATGA
- a CDS encoding thiamine phosphate synthase yields MGDGLFAAIGRLPEGSGIVMRHYSLPEAERRELFDRVRATSKNHLLLLAGPAATALAWGADGSHGRGPGGGLRSAPVHDLDEIGAAERDGADLLFLSPLFATRSHPGARPLGLKDFAALVRATRLPVIALGGMDASRARDTAAAGAYGWAGIDAWLGG; encoded by the coding sequence ATGGGCGACGGCCTGTTCGCCGCGATCGGGCGGCTGCCGGAGGGCTCGGGCATCGTGATGCGGCATTACAGCCTGCCGGAAGCCGAGCGGCGCGAGCTGTTCGACCGGGTGCGTGCCACATCGAAGAATCACCTCCTCCTGCTGGCCGGCCCAGCGGCTACCGCCCTCGCCTGGGGCGCGGACGGCAGCCATGGGCGCGGCCCCGGCGGCGGACTGCGCAGCGCGCCGGTTCACGATCTGGACGAGATCGGCGCCGCCGAGCGCGACGGCGCCGATCTCCTGTTCCTTTCGCCGCTCTTCGCCACGCGCAGTCATCCGGGCGCGAGGCCGCTGGGATTGAAAGATTTCGCTGCTCTGGTCCGGGCAACCCGGCTCCCGGTCATCGCGCTGGGGGGGATGGACGCGTCGCGCGCGCGCGACACCGCCGCTGCGGGAGCATATGGCTGGGCGGGGATCGATGCCTGGCTGGGCGGTTAG
- the leuS gene encoding leucine--tRNA ligase — MASRFNPLTADARWQQAWDEAGTFHASNDSSRPKAYILEMFPYPSGRIHMGHVRNYTMGDVLARYRRMNGFEVLHPMGWDAFGMPAENAAMERQVHPGEWTRSNIATMKAQLKRLGFALDWSRELATCDPAYYGQEQALFVDLFEAGLVYRKESEVNWDPVDMTVLANEQVIDGRGWRSGALVERRKLSQWFLKITDFAEELLDGLGTLDQWPDKVRLMQENWIGKSRGMNFRFAIEPAQRGGIKSIEVFTTRPDTIFGASFVAVSPDHPLAQEYAERSPEVAAFIAKCKQGGTTAAELETAEKLGLEIGEAYHPLDPDWELPVFIANFVLMDYGTGAVFGVPAHDQRDFEFATKYGLDIQRVVAPSAGEADKPIGDAAEPGDGILVNSRFLDGKDVEAAKAAVIARAEAEGWGQGTTAWRLRDWGVSRQRYWGTPIPIVHCDACGAVPVPEDQLPVTLPEDVSFDIPGNPLERHPTWKHVDCPKCGAKAVRETDTLDTFVDSSWYFIRFASQPADRPFDKAVAERWLPVDQYIGGVEHAILHLLYARFWTRALQRIGMIDVAEPFRGLFTQGMVTHRTYQDAAGKWLLPEEAEAALAKGDKVVSGRVEKMSKSKRNTVDPEPIVDQYGADAVRWFMLSDSPPERDLEWSESGIEGSWRFIQRLWRILSSDQAGDGKDKPLDRKLHQTVAAVSANIEALAFNKAVANLYELANAIEKAQPSASRRAAVETLLRLAAPMVPHIAEEAWAAAGREGMIADAPWPEADPALLVEDEVTIAIQVNGKLRDTVTAAKGAPKEQLEAMAVANASVQRILAGAAPKKVIVVPDRLVNIVA, encoded by the coding sequence ATGGCATCGCGCTTCAATCCTCTGACGGCCGATGCCCGCTGGCAGCAGGCCTGGGACGAGGCGGGGACCTTCCACGCCTCGAACGATTCGTCGCGCCCGAAGGCCTATATCCTGGAGATGTTCCCCTATCCGTCGGGGCGCATCCATATGGGCCATGTCCGCAACTACACGATGGGCGACGTGCTCGCCCGCTACCGGCGGATGAACGGCTTCGAAGTGCTCCACCCGATGGGCTGGGACGCCTTCGGCATGCCGGCCGAGAATGCGGCGATGGAGCGCCAGGTCCATCCGGGGGAATGGACCCGATCCAACATCGCGACGATGAAGGCGCAATTGAAGCGCCTCGGCTTCGCGCTCGACTGGAGCCGGGAGCTGGCGACCTGCGATCCGGCCTATTACGGGCAGGAACAGGCGCTCTTCGTGGACCTGTTCGAGGCCGGCCTCGTCTATCGCAAGGAGAGCGAGGTCAACTGGGACCCGGTCGACATGACCGTGCTCGCCAATGAGCAGGTGATCGACGGGCGCGGCTGGCGCTCCGGCGCGCTGGTCGAGCGGCGCAAGCTCAGCCAGTGGTTCCTGAAGATCACCGACTTCGCCGAGGAGCTGCTCGACGGGCTGGGCACGCTCGACCAGTGGCCCGACAAGGTTCGGCTGATGCAGGAAAACTGGATCGGCAAGAGCCGGGGCATGAACTTCCGCTTCGCGATCGAGCCGGCGCAGCGCGGCGGGATCAAGTCGATCGAGGTGTTCACCACCCGGCCCGACACGATCTTCGGCGCCAGCTTCGTCGCCGTCTCGCCCGATCATCCGCTCGCGCAGGAATATGCCGAGCGCTCGCCCGAGGTCGCCGCGTTCATCGCCAAGTGCAAGCAGGGCGGCACGACGGCGGCCGAGCTGGAGACGGCGGAGAAGCTGGGGCTGGAGATCGGCGAGGCCTATCATCCGCTCGATCCCGATTGGGAGCTGCCGGTCTTCATCGCCAATTTCGTGCTGATGGATTACGGCACCGGCGCCGTCTTCGGCGTGCCCGCGCACGATCAGCGCGATTTCGAATTCGCCACCAAATACGGCCTCGACATCCAGCGCGTCGTCGCCCCCAGCGCCGGCGAGGCGGACAAGCCGATCGGCGACGCGGCCGAGCCGGGCGACGGCATCCTGGTCAATTCGCGCTTCCTGGACGGCAAGGACGTCGAGGCGGCCAAGGCCGCCGTGATCGCCCGCGCCGAAGCGGAGGGCTGGGGCCAGGGCACGACCGCCTGGCGGCTGCGCGACTGGGGCGTCTCGCGCCAGCGTTACTGGGGCACGCCGATCCCGATCGTCCATTGCGACGCGTGCGGCGCGGTGCCCGTGCCGGAGGACCAGCTGCCGGTGACGCTGCCCGAGGACGTGAGCTTCGACATTCCCGGCAACCCGCTGGAGCGGCATCCCACCTGGAAGCATGTCGATTGCCCGAAATGCGGCGCCAAGGCGGTGCGCGAGACCGACACGCTCGACACCTTCGTCGATTCCTCCTGGTATTTCATCCGCTTCGCCAGCCAGCCGGCGGACCGGCCGTTCGACAAGGCGGTGGCCGAACGCTGGCTGCCGGTCGATCAGTATATCGGCGGGGTCGAGCATGCGATCCTGCACCTGCTCTACGCCCGCTTCTGGACCCGCGCGCTCCAGCGCATCGGCATGATCGACGTGGCCGAGCCGTTCCGGGGACTGTTCACCCAGGGCATGGTGACGCACCGCACCTATCAGGACGCCGCCGGCAAGTGGCTGCTGCCCGAAGAGGCGGAGGCCGCTTTGGCCAAGGGCGACAAGGTCGTCTCCGGCCGCGTCGAGAAGATGTCCAAGTCCAAGCGCAACACGGTCGATCCCGAACCGATCGTCGATCAGTACGGCGCGGACGCGGTGCGCTGGTTCATGCTCTCCGACAGCCCGCCCGAGCGCGATCTGGAATGGAGCGAATCGGGCATCGAAGGTTCGTGGCGCTTCATCCAGAGGCTCTGGCGCATTCTCTCCAGCGATCAGGCCGGAGACGGGAAAGACAAGCCGCTCGACCGCAAGCTGCACCAGACGGTCGCGGCGGTCAGCGCCAATATCGAGGCGCTCGCCTTCAACAAAGCGGTCGCCAATCTCTACGAACTCGCCAACGCGATCGAGAAGGCGCAGCCGTCCGCCTCGCGCCGCGCGGCGGTGGAGACTTTGCTGCGCCTCGCCGCGCCGATGGTGCCGCACATCGCCGAGGAGGCCTGGGCCGCCGCGGGCCGCGAAGGCATGATCGCCGATGCGCCCTGGCCCGAGGCCGATCCGGCGCTGCTCGTCGAGGACGAGGTGACGATCGCCATCCAGGTCAACGGCAAGCTGCGCGACACGGTGACGGCCGCCAAGGGCGCGCCGAAGGAACAGCTCGAGGCGATGGCCGTTGCCAATGCCAGCGTGCAGCGAATCCTCGCCGGCGCGGCGCCGAAGAAGGTCATCGTGGTCCCCGATCGCCTGGTGAACATCGTCGCATGA
- a CDS encoding ParB/RepB/Spo0J family partition protein — protein sequence MSDEAPRTSAKRPSGLGRGLSSLLGEVSRETPVSGGGVTGDVRRIPVASIEPNPAQPRRIFAEDALAELAESISARGVIQPIIVRPHGHRFQIVAGERRWRASQKARLHEIPAIVREFSDEETLEVALVENIQRRDLNAIEEAQAYKRLIDDYGHTQDALGKIVHKSRSHVANLMRLLDLPAKVQVMVGAGQLSMGHARALVSAPDPEGLADEVLRRGLSVRETEKLAREGKPTRQRPLPIEYKGAHADIAALERQLGDMLGLKVAIKHSPKGGQVTLGYTTLDQLDMICQRLSGDKF from the coding sequence ATGAGCGACGAGGCGCCGCGCACGTCCGCAAAACGCCCTTCCGGGCTGGGGCGCGGCCTGTCCTCGCTGCTCGGCGAGGTTTCGCGTGAAACGCCGGTCTCCGGCGGCGGCGTGACCGGCGACGTGCGGCGCATCCCGGTCGCCAGCATCGAGCCCAATCCCGCCCAGCCGCGCCGGATCTTCGCCGAGGACGCGCTGGCCGAGCTCGCCGAATCGATCTCCGCGCGCGGCGTCATCCAGCCGATCATCGTGCGCCCGCACGGCCATCGCTTCCAGATCGTCGCCGGCGAACGGCGCTGGCGCGCGTCACAGAAGGCGCGGCTGCACGAGATACCGGCGATCGTCCGCGAATTCAGCGACGAGGAGACGCTGGAAGTCGCGCTCGTCGAGAATATCCAGCGCCGGGACCTCAACGCGATCGAGGAGGCGCAGGCCTATAAAAGGCTGATCGACGATTACGGCCACACCCAGGACGCGCTCGGCAAGATCGTCCACAAATCGCGCAGCCATGTGGCTAACCTCATGAGATTGCTTGATCTTCCGGCGAAGGTCCAGGTCATGGTCGGCGCCGGGCAATTGAGCATGGGCCATGCCCGCGCGCTCGTTTCCGCGCCCGATCCGGAAGGGCTGGCCGACGAGGTGCTGCGCCGCGGCCTGTCGGTGCGCGAGACCGAGAAGCTGGCGCGCGAGGGCAAGCCGACCCGCCAGCGCCCGCTGCCGATCGAATATAAGGGCGCCCATGCCGACATCGCCGCGCTGGAGCGACAATTGGGCGACATGCTGGGCCTCAAGGTCGCGATCAAGCACAGCCCTAAAGGCGGGCAGGTGACGCTCGGTTACACGACGCTCGACCAACTCGACATGATCTGCCAGCGCCTCAGCGGGGACAAGTTTTAG
- a CDS encoding outer-membrane lipoprotein carrier protein LolA, with product MRLRALALALAPLTLAAVAAPVALHAQASDGLALVQAHLRGVDTMTADFTQTDRRGRSLSGTLSLKRPGKIRFDYGRSANMLIVGDGRALTFVDYDVRDVQRWPINDSPLSVLLDPSQDLSRFARVVRSDNQVLMIEARDPRRREFGTITLAFARSPGAPSGLILQGWNTVDAQNNLTSVRLSNQRFNLPVADSLFRYRDPRRQGPRG from the coding sequence ATGCGCCTTCGCGCTCTCGCCCTCGCTTTGGCCCCGCTGACGCTCGCCGCCGTCGCCGCGCCCGTCGCGCTCCATGCGCAGGCTTCGGACGGACTGGCTCTGGTCCAGGCCCATTTGCGCGGCGTCGATACGATGACCGCCGATTTCACCCAGACCGACCGGCGCGGCCGTTCGCTGTCCGGCACCTTGAGCCTGAAGCGCCCGGGCAAGATCCGCTTCGATTACGGCCGCAGCGCCAACATGCTGATCGTCGGCGACGGCCGGGCGCTGACCTTCGTCGATTACGACGTGCGCGACGTGCAGCGCTGGCCGATCAACGATTCGCCGCTCTCCGTGCTGCTCGATCCCAGCCAGGATCTGTCGCGCTTCGCCCGCGTCGTGCGCAGCGACAATCAGGTGCTGATGATCGAGGCGCGCGATCCGCGCCGCCGCGAATTCGGCACGATCACGCTCGCCTTTGCCCGCTCTCCGGGCGCGCCGTCCGGCCTGATCCTGCAGGGCTGGAACACGGTGGACGCGCAGAACAACCTCACCAGCGTGCGGCTTTCCAACCAGCGCTTCAACCTACCGGTCGCCGACAGCCTGTTCCGTTACCGCGATCCGCGGCGGCAGGGGCCGCGCGGCTGA
- a CDS encoding aspartyl protease family protein, which produces MSAIEWRREPRRILLPVIVLAPYPVADLTGWEATALIDTGSSVSGVATRIAEDMGLKQLGKRPLKSAQGLGQVERYAFRIGFKPDQASSSSPAFPFVFDEVIGIELTDTFEFNALIGMDILRQCDFSMSRDGHCCLRFG; this is translated from the coding sequence ATGTCGGCCATTGAGTGGCGGCGCGAACCACGCCGCATCCTCCTGCCTGTCATCGTCCTTGCTCCCTATCCCGTTGCCGATCTGACCGGCTGGGAAGCCACCGCGCTTATCGATACCGGCTCGTCGGTGAGCGGCGTGGCGACGCGGATTGCGGAAGACATGGGCCTGAAGCAGCTCGGCAAACGTCCTCTCAAGTCCGCGCAGGGGCTTGGCCAGGTCGAACGTTATGCATTCCGCATCGGCTTCAAACCCGATCAGGCCTCCTCAAGCAGTCCTGCCTTTCCCTTCGTCTTCGACGAGGTGATCGGAATCGAGCTGACCGATACGTTTGAATTCAACGCCCTCATCGGCATGGACATTCTTCGGCAATGCGATTTCAGCATGAGCCGCGACGGCCATTGTTGTCTTCGTTTCGGGTGA
- a CDS encoding ParA family protein, which translates to MIRIAVANQKGGVGKTTTAINLATALAATGWRVLLIDLDPQGNASTGLGIGQALRDRSSYELLTGQATLEEVVVQTRVPRLDIVPAKVDLSGAEIELIDFERRTHRLDGALENVPPGRWDVCLIDCPPSLGLLTVNALIAANAILVPLQAEFFALEGLSQLLQTVERVRGRFNPELSILGVALTMYDRRNNLSSQVGDDVRACLGDLVFQTVIPRNVRLSEAPSHGIPALIYDHRCPGSEAYMALARELIARLPRKAEAA; encoded by the coding sequence ATGATCCGGATCGCGGTCGCCAATCAGAAGGGCGGGGTCGGCAAGACGACGACCGCGATCAACCTCGCCACCGCGCTCGCCGCGACCGGCTGGCGGGTGCTGCTCATCGATCTCGATCCGCAGGGCAATGCCTCGACCGGGCTCGGCATCGGCCAGGCGCTGCGCGATCGTTCCAGCTACGAATTGCTGACCGGGCAGGCCACGCTGGAGGAGGTCGTCGTCCAGACAAGGGTGCCGCGACTCGACATCGTGCCGGCCAAGGTCGACCTGTCCGGCGCGGAGATCGAACTCATTGATTTCGAACGCAGAACCCATCGGCTCGACGGGGCGCTGGAAAATGTGCCGCCGGGGCGCTGGGACGTCTGCCTGATCGATTGCCCGCCTTCGCTCGGCCTGCTCACCGTCAACGCGCTGATCGCCGCCAATGCGATCCTGGTCCCGCTCCAGGCCGAATTCTTCGCGCTGGAGGGCCTCAGCCAGCTTCTCCAGACGGTCGAGCGGGTGCGCGGGCGCTTCAATCCCGAGCTGTCGATCCTGGGCGTCGCGCTCACCATGTACGACCGGCGCAACAACCTCTCGTCCCAGGTCGGCGACGATGTCCGCGCCTGCCTGGGCGATCTGGTGTTCCAGACGGTGATCCCGCGCAACGTGCGGCTGTCCGAGGCGCCGAGCCACGGCATCCCGGCGCTCATCTACGATCATCGCTGCCCGGGCTCGGAAGCCTATATGGCGCTGGCCCGCGAGCTGATCGCCCGACTGCCGCGCAAGGCGGAGGCGGCATGA
- a CDS encoding HEAT repeat domain-containing protein yields the protein MADDDPKRATLNKLALLRTRAVDDWELSSLLAMMRDADPGVRDWATFALAARDDDSQEVRQALLERAGDSDFDAKSEALWGLARRRDTRALPLLVASLEGDQIGILFIEAAAYFARSELLPALEGLRDWWDLDTALLEEALARCKGLSVPGGKTWDLVPANDRTSPQS from the coding sequence GTGGCTGACGACGATCCTAAGCGCGCAACGCTGAACAAACTCGCGCTGCTGCGAACGCGGGCCGTCGACGATTGGGAACTCTCCTCCCTGCTCGCAATGATGAGAGATGCCGATCCTGGCGTGCGCGACTGGGCGACGTTCGCATTGGCGGCGCGAGACGACGATTCGCAAGAGGTTCGCCAAGCTCTTCTGGAACGCGCCGGCGATTCCGATTTTGACGCCAAGAGCGAAGCGCTCTGGGGATTGGCACGGCGGCGCGATACGCGAGCATTGCCACTGCTCGTGGCCTCTCTTGAAGGCGATCAGATCGGCATCTTGTTCATTGAGGCCGCCGCGTATTTCGCTCGGTCGGAATTGCTTCCCGCTCTCGAGGGACTTCGGGATTGGTGGGATCTGGATACGGCCTTGCTCGAAGAAGCCTTGGCGAGATGCAAGGGTTTGTCGGTCCCTGGCGGGAAAACCTGGGACTTGGTGCCCGCGAACGACCGAACCTCCCCTCAAAGCTGA
- a CDS encoding HAD family phosphatase, with translation MRFDALIFDFDGVLLESEYVGNAQIAEFLTARGHPTSVADSMANFMGLSGRDFLGAIEKWIGGPLPEDFHAARKAEDERVMEQGIEAVAGAVAFIESLPPDLPRAIASSSSTRWIARHLDHLRLRDAFGGHLYSGREHVARGKPAPDIYLHAAAALGVPIERVAIIEDSPVGVTGALASGATVIGLAAGRHCLDGHAERLRGLGLTRIAHDFEEVAAFLAK, from the coding sequence ATGAGGTTCGACGCTCTGATCTTCGATTTCGACGGGGTGCTGCTCGAAAGCGAATATGTCGGCAACGCGCAGATCGCCGAGTTCCTGACCGCCCGCGGGCATCCGACCAGCGTGGCCGATTCGATGGCCAATTTCATGGGCCTTTCGGGGCGCGATTTCCTCGGCGCGATCGAAAAGTGGATCGGCGGGCCGCTGCCGGAGGATTTCCACGCCGCGCGCAAGGCCGAGGACGAGCGGGTGATGGAACAGGGAATCGAGGCGGTGGCCGGCGCCGTCGCCTTCATCGAATCGCTGCCGCCGGACCTGCCCCGCGCGATCGCCTCGTCCAGCTCGACCCGCTGGATCGCGCGCCATCTCGATCATCTGCGGCTGCGCGATGCGTTCGGCGGCCATCTCTATTCCGGCCGCGAGCATGTCGCGCGCGGCAAGCCGGCGCCGGACATCTACCTCCACGCCGCCGCCGCATTGGGCGTGCCGATCGAGCGGGTGGCGATCATCGAGGATTCGCCGGTCGGCGTCACCGGCGCGCTGGCCAGCGGCGCCACCGTGATCGGCCTCGCCGCGGGGCGGCACTGCCTGGACGGCCATGCCGAGCGGCTGCGCGGGCTCGGGCTCACGCGGATCGCACACGATTTCGAGGAGGTGGCGGCCTTTCTGGCGAAATAG
- the holA gene encoding DNA polymerase III subunit delta, producing the protein MTAAKRPEMERALKSPGETRAFLLYGPDEAGSRSLMKLLAAAMGEGAERIDLTGADLKADPARLADEAAAISMFGDKRWILVEQAGEEIVPAVEALIEAPAAGNPVLILAGALRGTSRLVKLAQGAKSALACASYLPDARDHARIVEEAARPLGLEVRGDVAARIAEGCGGNRALIALELEKYALYLDAAPGAPRLLDHDAIDALGADADEGDLSRLVDSVLGGDAGALASEISRLRAEGRDGIGLTRAMLRRMVMLARYRVEVDQGKRPRDVMASAGKQLFWKEKDAIERVLGRWPGEVIAKAIARLVETEKQVMTTGGPGPIAAEAELFAICRQAARLR; encoded by the coding sequence ATGACGGCGGCGAAGCGCCCTGAGATGGAGCGCGCGCTGAAAAGCCCCGGCGAGACGCGCGCCTTCCTCCTCTACGGCCCCGACGAGGCGGGCAGCCGCAGCCTGATGAAGCTGCTCGCCGCCGCGATGGGCGAAGGCGCCGAGCGGATCGATCTGACCGGCGCCGACCTGAAGGCCGATCCGGCCCGGCTCGCCGACGAGGCCGCCGCCATCTCCATGTTCGGCGACAAACGCTGGATCCTGGTCGAGCAGGCGGGCGAGGAGATCGTGCCCGCCGTCGAGGCGCTGATCGAAGCGCCCGCCGCCGGCAATCCCGTCTTGATCCTCGCCGGCGCGCTGCGCGGCACCTCGCGTCTGGTGAAGCTGGCCCAGGGGGCGAAATCGGCCCTGGCCTGCGCGAGCTACCTGCCCGACGCGCGCGATCATGCGCGGATCGTCGAGGAGGCCGCCCGCCCGCTCGGGCTGGAGGTGCGCGGCGACGTCGCGGCGCGGATCGCCGAAGGCTGCGGCGGCAATCGCGCGCTGATCGCGCTGGAGCTGGAGAAATACGCCCTCTATCTCGACGCCGCACCCGGCGCCCCCAGGCTGCTCGACCATGACGCGATCGACGCGCTCGGCGCCGATGCGGACGAAGGCGATCTCAGCCGACTGGTCGACAGCGTGCTCGGCGGCGACGCGGGAGCGCTGGCGAGCGAGATTTCCCGCCTGCGCGCCGAAGGCCGCGACGGCATCGGCCTCACCCGGGCGATGCTGCGCCGCATGGTGATGCTCGCCCGCTACCGGGTCGAGGTGGACCAAGGCAAGCGCCCGCGCGACGTCATGGCGTCAGCCGGCAAGCAATTGTTCTGGAAGGAAAAAGATGCGATCGAGCGGGTGCTGGGCCGCTGGCCGGGCGAGGTCATCGCCAAGGCGATCGCGCGCCTGGTCGAAACCGAGAAGCAGGTGATGACCACCGGCGGCCCCGGCCCGATCGCCGCCGAAGCCGAACTCTTCGCCATCTGCCGCCAGGCGGCGCGGCTGCGTTAA
- the ribA gene encoding GTP cyclohydrolase II, giving the protein MGRSRPQVRPRAGAPVHLVELSLAGLDQERSRPAARSYVGDEGRRGAGRVAQGLQALPRLGAPVRSCAADDGIRILSAARDIARAIDALRRGWPVSVDGLMLLAVETADEAALAAFDAGGLADLLISGNRAATLKLANQREGTPTAPVRIARAPWIDFAEAIAIADPALDLATPLKGPFQARPVDHPETAQAAIRLARLAGLLPAFFIGGAGTPEARVAAADIAAFGHGDDLRIVSRARLPTRFAEGAEIVAFRADGDTAEHVALLIGSPDGRPPLVRLHSECLTGDVFGSLKCDCGPQLAGAIAAMGKAGWGILLYLRQEGRGIGLVNKLRAYALQDQGFDTVDANLRLGFQDDERDFGAAAAMLKALGQREIRLLTNNPAKVAALAAEGIRVTERVPHRIEPGDHNRAYLATKRYRSGHQL; this is encoded by the coding sequence ATGGGTCGATCTCGGCCGCAAGTTCGTCCCCGCGCCGGAGCGCCTGTTCACCTGGTGGAGCTATCGCTCGCCGGACTGGACCAAGAACGATCGCGGCCGGCGGCTCGATCATATGTGGGCGACGAAGGACGTCGCGGCGCAGGCCGTGTCGCACAAGGTCTACAAGCCCTGCCGCGCCTGGGCGCGCCCGTCCGATCATGTGCCGCTGATGACGGAATTCGCATTTTGAGCGCGGCGCGGGACATTGCCCGCGCGATCGACGCGCTGCGACGCGGCTGGCCGGTGTCGGTCGATGGGCTGATGCTGCTTGCGGTCGAGACGGCCGACGAAGCGGCGCTCGCCGCCTTCGACGCGGGCGGCCTGGCGGATCTGCTCATCTCCGGCAACCGCGCCGCGACGTTGAAGCTCGCCAACCAGCGCGAGGGCACGCCAACCGCCCCGGTGCGGATCGCCCGCGCGCCTTGGATCGACTTCGCCGAGGCCATCGCCATCGCCGATCCCGCGCTGGACCTCGCGACTCCGCTCAAGGGTCCGTTCCAGGCGCGCCCTGTCGATCATCCAGAGACGGCGCAAGCGGCGATCCGCCTCGCCCGGCTTGCCGGCCTGCTCCCCGCCTTCTTCATCGGCGGCGCCGGTACGCCCGAGGCGCGTGTCGCCGCCGCCGACATCGCCGCCTTCGGCCATGGCGACGATCTGCGCATCGTCAGCCGCGCCCGCCTGCCGACCCGCTTCGCGGAAGGGGCGGAGATCGTCGCCTTCCGCGCCGACGGCGACACGGCCGAGCATGTCGCCCTGCTGATCGGATCGCCGGACGGCAGGCCGCCGCTGGTGCGCCTGCACAGCGAATGCCTCACCGGCGACGTGTTCGGCTCATTGAAATGCGATTGCGGCCCGCAGCTCGCCGGCGCGATCGCCGCGATGGGCAAGGCAGGCTGGGGCATCCTCCTCTATCTGCGGCAGGAAGGGCGCGGCATTGGCCTCGTCAACAAGCTGCGCGCCTACGCGCTGCAGGACCAGGGCTTCGACACGGTTGACGCCAATCTCCGCCTCGGTTTCCAGGACGACGAACGCGATTTCGGCGCGGCGGCCGCGATGCTGAAGGCGCTGGGGCAGCGCGAAATCCGCCTCCTCACCAACAACCCCGCCAAGGTCGCCGCGCTGGCGGCGGAGGGGATCAGGGTCACGGAGCGCGTCCCCCACCGGATCGAGCCCGGCGACCACAACCGCGCTTACCTCGCCACCAAGCGCTACCGGAGTGGGCATCAGCTTTGA
- a CDS encoding DUF3576 domain-containing protein, protein MARLLHIGLAAVCAVSLAGCQFIRDDINRTFGRSPENRAKQADLAASQVTTIGVNAYLWRAALETLSFAPIVQSDSNGGVLATDWYANPQNPNERVRVSVAILDRDLRADALQVTAARQTMQNGQWTEAPVTAATVQRLEEIILTRARDLRRAATIG, encoded by the coding sequence ATGGCACGCCTTCTTCATATCGGCCTGGCCGCTGTCTGCGCGGTGTCGCTGGCCGGCTGCCAGTTCATCCGCGACGACATCAACCGCACCTTCGGCCGCTCGCCCGAGAATCGCGCCAAGCAGGCGGACCTTGCCGCCAGCCAGGTCACGACGATCGGCGTTAATGCCTATCTTTGGCGCGCCGCGCTCGAAACGCTTTCCTTCGCGCCGATCGTCCAGAGCGATTCGAACGGCGGCGTGCTCGCCACCGACTGGTATGCCAATCCGCAAAACCCGAACGAGCGCGTGCGGGTCAGCGTCGCCATTCTCGATCGAGACCTGCGCGCCGACGCGTTGCAGGTGACGGCGGCGCGCCAAACCATGCAGAACGGCCAGTGGACCGAAGCGCCGGTGACCGCGGCGACCGTCCAGCGGCTCGAGGAGATCATCCTCACCCGCGCCCGCGACCTGAGGCGCGCCGCCACCATCGGCTGA